The following coding sequences lie in one Streptomyces albofaciens JCM 4342 genomic window:
- a CDS encoding response regulator — MIAEDSVLLRVGLVKVLETAGFEVAAEVGDAQALLTAMAEHRPDLAVVDVRMPPGFTDEGVRAALEIRERWPDTAVLMLSQYVEERYAAHLLASNTSGIGYLLKQRVADVEEFIEALRRVADGGTALDPQVVAQLLVRRRSDPLERLTEREREVLALMAEGRSNAGIAGALVVSESAVAKHINNILAKLDLPKADADHRRVLAVLRFLGV, encoded by the coding sequence GTGATCGCCGAGGACTCCGTCCTGCTGCGGGTCGGCCTGGTGAAGGTGCTGGAGACGGCCGGGTTCGAGGTGGCCGCCGAGGTGGGGGACGCGCAGGCGCTGCTGACGGCGATGGCGGAGCACCGTCCCGACCTCGCGGTGGTGGACGTACGGATGCCGCCCGGCTTCACGGACGAGGGGGTGCGCGCGGCGCTGGAGATCCGGGAGCGGTGGCCGGACACCGCCGTACTGATGCTGTCCCAGTACGTGGAGGAACGGTACGCCGCCCACCTCCTTGCCTCGAACACCAGCGGTATCGGCTATCTGCTGAAGCAGCGCGTCGCCGATGTCGAGGAGTTCATCGAGGCGCTGCGCCGGGTCGCGGACGGTGGCACGGCACTGGACCCGCAGGTGGTGGCCCAGCTGCTGGTACGGCGGCGGAGCGATCCGCTGGAGCGGCTGACCGAACGCGAACGGGAGGTCCTGGCGCTGATGGCCGAGGGCCGTTCCAACGCGGGCATCGCCGGGGCCCTGGTGGTGAGCGAGTCCGCGGTGGCGAAGCACATCAACAACATCCTGGCGAAGCTGGATCTGCCGAAGGCGGACGCGGATCATCGGCGGGTGCTGGCGGTGTTGCGGTTCTTGGGGGTGTGA